A genomic segment from Ptychodera flava strain L36383 chromosome 19, AS_Pfla_20210202, whole genome shotgun sequence encodes:
- the LOC139118066 gene encoding atrial natriuretic peptide receptor 1-like, giving the protein MNSPRRILTCFLILVQLSDSVRGENLNLLLLYPVGGSSYLQKVVLELAIEKANEDPTMLPGFQLTHEHLDTRCSPTLSLGSVVDLLRHRNYSAFIGPICSSVCRHTARLAVYYNLPTFTPVCSANEMLDKNAFPTLIRTYGSQYKQGGFFRAICDAFSWARFSIISGDMPWPVYADGIKLAAEKANITVAFHTVVSESYKNLEDALREATKVSRIIVLCLSARWIRLTMVIAHKLGTINGDYAFFAVTVNSGINFGSLTWKLGEDEAEDAMAKEAFSALFLLAKLIPDTEVYQNFTAEVNERLQERYNVTHAEISLTSATFYDAVYLYAHSVTETLKENGSVYDGYTIAKRLYGRKHLPGVLNMTMDDNGDMDSDFMLLDIQFPDDVEYKTLTVGKYYGHRKELEFIPGVEIDWPGNAGGPPLDTPPCGFEGELCLEEAISDVLIILVSVICIILVILIVVSSVLYRRFKLQKEITQMLWKIDPAELLFEERSILSAASMVSYPSLKGDITEDHVFTKVAIFKGLRYAIRSIDADKIFLNQDLLVELNKLREINHPNLVRFIGACIDPRKACFVIEYCTKGSLQDILGNDSIRLDWMFRYSLLFDLVKGMDFIHSSFIKFHGDLKSSNCLVDSRFVLKVSDFGVHEWRESVNVAGALQPSDYYGLFWRAPELLRDGTSPCWGTQKGDVYSFAIILHELSVREGPYDYWLQENMQPKDIIERVKGHHKPSFRPQLSASLAPDDVIKLAEECWSENPDVRPDFIKIRSLVQEMNDKRGNSGNILDNLLSRMEQYATNLESIVAERTKQLVEEKKKSEHLLEQLLPRPVAEQLKRGQAVAAEAFDSVTIFFSDIVGFTALSAASTPLQVVDLLNDLYTCFDAIIDNFDVYKVETIGDAYMVVSGLPIRNGSLHAREIARMALTMLKAVHKFEIRHRPNDRLKLRIGIHSGSVVAGVVGLKMPRYCLFGDTVNTASRMESNGVALKIHISSQTVEILEDIGGFRVQIRGEIEIKGKGIIKTYWLLEEE; this is encoded by the exons ATGAATTCTCCGAGAAGGATTTTGACATGTTTCCTAATATTAGTACAGCTTAGTGACAGCGTTAGGGGTGAAAATTTGAACCTGTTGCTTTTGTACCCTGTGGGTGGCAGCAGTTATCTGCAAAAGGTTGTCCTAGAGTTAGCGATAGAAAAAGCCAATGAAGACCCCACCATGCTACCCGGTTTCCAACTCACTCATGAACATCTGGACACACGATGCAGCCCGACCCTCTCGCTCGGGAGCGTCGTCGACCTCCTGCGGCACCGCAACTACTCAGCGTTCATAGGACCGATATGTTCCAGCGTGTGCCGCCACACGGCCAGGCTCGCCGTCTACTACAACCTGCCTACCTTCACACCTGTTTGCTCCGCTAACGAGATGCTGGACAAAAATGCGTTCCCTACCTTGATACGCACGTACGGGTCTCAGTACAAGCAGGGTGGGTTCTTCAGAGCGATCTGCGACGCCTTCTCCTGGGCCAGATTCAGCATCATCTCCGGCGACATGCCTTGGCCGGTCTACGCTGACGGGATCAAACTGGCCGCCGAGAAGGCCAACATCACCGTGGCGTTCCATACAGTGGTCAGCGAGTCTTACAAGAACCTCGAAGACGCCTTGAGGGAAGCAACCAAGGTTTCACGAA TTATAGTGCTCTGTTTGAGCGCACGATGGATACGTCTCACTATGGTCATAGCTCACAAACTCGGTACCATCAACGGCGACTATGCCTTCTTCGCTGTGACGGTCAACAGCGGTATTAATTTTGGGTCCTTAACATGGAAGCTTGGAGAGGACGAAGCTGAGGACGCAATGGCAAAAGAAGCCTTCTCG gcACTCTTCTTGCTAGCCAAGCTTATTCCCGATACTGAAGTGTATCAAAACTTCACAGCAGAAGTAAACGAACGTCTCCAGGAACGATATAATGTCACTCACGCCGAG ATATCCTTGACAAGTGCTACGTTTTATGATGCGGTATATCTGTACGCCCATTCGGTAACGGAGACATTAAAGGAAAATGGTAGTGTATACGACGGATATACCATTGCAAAGCGTCTTTATGGAAGAAAACACTTGCCAG GAGTTCTGAACATGACAATGGACGACAACGGCGACATGGATTCAGATTTCATGCTGCTTGATATCCAATTTCCTGACGATGTTGAATACAAG ACGTTGACAGTGGGAAAATACTACGGCCACCGTAAGGAACTCGAGTTCATCCCGGGAGTTGAAATAGATTGGCCGGGAAATGCAGGCGGACCGCCGTTGGACACACCTCCCTGCGGTTTCGAAGGGGAGCTGTGTTTAGAAGAAG CGATCTCTGATGTACTGATAATATTGGTTTCTgtcatttgtattattttggtTATCCTCATTGTGGTATCAAGCGTCCTCTACCG TCGCTTCAAGCTACAAAAGGAAATCACCCAAATGTTATGGAAGATCGACCCCGCTGAATTGCTGTTCGAAGAGAGATCGATATTGAGCGCTGCGTCCATG GTTTCCTACCCATCGCTGAAGGGCGATATTACTGAAGATCACGTTTTCACGAAAGTTGCCATATTTAAG GGGCTAAGGTATGCCATCAGATCCATTGATGCCGACAAAATATTCCTGAACCAGGACCTTCTGGTTGAACTGAACAAG CTGCGAGAGATAAACCACCCAAATCTGGTCCGTTTCATCGGTGCCTGCATCGACCCGCGCAAGGCTTGTTTCGTCATTGAATATTGCACAAAGGGTAGTCTACAG GATATCCTTGGCAATGACTCCATCAGGCTTGACTGGATGTTCCGATATTCGCTTTTATTCGATCTCGTCAAG GGAATGGATTTCATTCACAGCTCTTTCATCAAATTCCACGGAGACTTAAAATCATCGAACTGCCTCGTGGACAGTCGATTCGTGCTGAAAGTGTCCGATTTTGGTGTGCACGAATGGCGAGAGTCAGTGAACGTAGCGGGCGCTCTTCAGCCGTCGGATTACTATG GCTTGTTTTGGAGGGCACCTGAACTGCTACGGGATGGAACGTCTCCATGCTGGGGAACGCAGAAAGGCGACGTATATAGTTTCGCTATAATATTACATGAGCTGTCTGTGCGGGAAGGACCATACGATTATTGGCTACAAGAGAACATGCAACCCAAAG ATATTATCGAACGTGTGAAGGGACACCACAAGCCAAGTTTTCGTCCTCAGTTGTCGGCGTCGTTAGCTCCAGATGACGTCATTAAATTGGCCGAGGAATGTTGGTCAGAGAACCCGGATGTGCGACCTGATTTTATCAAGATAAGATCTCTCGTGCAAGAAATGAATGACAAACGAGG AAACAGCGGCAACATTCTGGACAATTTGCTTTCGAGAATGGAGCAGTATGCCACCAACCTTGAGAGCATCGTCGCCGAACGAACAAAGCAACTTGTCGAGGAAAAGAAAAAGTCTGAACATTTGCTGGAACAGCTGTTACCAAG ACCAGTTGCCGAGCAACTGAAACGCGGCCAGGCGGTGGCAGCCGAGGCGTTTGACAGTGTCACAATCTTCTTCAGTGATATCGTTGGATTCACCGCCCTCTCAGCGGCCAGCACGCCTCTACAAGTAGTCGATCTGTTGAATGATCTGTACACGTGTTTCGACGCTATCATCGATAATTTCGACGTTTACAAG GTCGAGACCATAGGAGATGCATATATGGTGGTGTCCGGTCTACCAATCAGAAATGGTAGTCTACACGCACGGGAAATCGCGCGAATGGCGCTGACGATGCTGAAAGCTGTGCACAAGTTTGAGATACGTCATCGACCAAACGACAGACTGAAACTTCGCATTGGCATTCATTCAG GATCCGTTGTTGCTGGAGTAGTTGGACTGAAAATGCCGCGCTACTGTCTTTTTGGTGACACCGTCAACACCGCTTCCAGGATGGAATCCAATGGAGTGG CTCTTAAGATCCACATCAGTTCGCAAACTGTCGAAATCCTAGAAGACATTGGGGGGTTTCGAGTACAAATTCGCGGTGAAATTGAAATCAag GGAAAGGGTATCATCAAAACTTACTGGCTTTTAGAAGAAGAGTGA